TCTTCTTGAAGGCATGACTAGGGGGCAGCCTTAggctttgtattttctttttcaagtcTCTCTTGTATATAAGAGGATAAAACTCACATTCTAATAAAGGTTGTAGAATGAATACTTTGGTGGGTGGTTTTAGTGCCATTACTGACTGCCTTTTCAGAAATGGGTTGTTCTGTTTTCTTTTGGCATTTGAATACATGAGTTAATTAAAGTAAGAGAGTTTTTCGTTTTCTAGTGAGAGAAACTCTGTCTTCTCTCTAGCAAACCCTAGCTTTCCAGCTTCCCCCCTGTCTTAATTGCCAGATCTAGATCACTCCGATCTGGATCTTTGGCTTGAAGGTCAGGAGAGATATTTTCCCTCTTCATGAGGCTTTCCCTACTCTTCTCGGGGTAGCTCTCCGCTGCCCCAGTGGTGGCAAGTATGATTTCCCTTTTACCTTTGCTTTCTTTTCCTTCCCAGATCCCCTCTTCCAACCCTTCCTAATCTTTCCTTTTCAGCAGACCCATCTCTACCATCCCTCTGTTCTTCTATTTTCTTCACCCTCCCCACCATCCCTGTTCCTTCTCATGTCCTTTCCATCATTTCTATCTTTACTTCTTCTTTCCTACTCTTTGTCTCAAATCTCTTATTCTTCATGGTTAAGATGCACATCCTCCTCACCCATCGGACTCCACTTcactgatcgatccttggtccATCGGAGCTCCTTCGTCGGCGTCGCTTGGATTATCTGTTTAAGGGTCTGCATGAGGGTCTGCACTATCTTCAGCTATCTGTCCCTTTGATCACTCTACAGATCGCTCTCCTTCTcctcttttgttctttttttcttatgtttttGGTTTATGTGTTTGTTTCTAAGGATGTTTTGTTTGGTTCAGAGATTTGGGTTATGGAGATCTTTCGATGGATTCTATGCTGCTGTTCTTGCAAGGGATTATTTTGGTTGGACTCTAAGTTTTTGTCGGCTGATCTGGTAACGTTTCTATGTCACCTTTAGGGTTAGCTGGTGGCGGAGTCGTCACTATGTCATCTATCTCCTGGTAGATCTGTATTGTGGTTGAAGCTTCTAGGGTTGTTTGggcttgtttgtttttatttgttggtTTTTTCTTTGGGCCCTTTTTGGGTCTTTTTCTTGTAATGTAGTTTTTGTTTGAACAAAAATCTTTccatcacccaaaaaaaaaaaaatatatatgagttAATTCCATAACCGTGGTAATCGTGATGTCAGTAACTCCCTTTATCAGGCTTTCACTTAAAACTTTTAGTCCGTTGGACTATAGATTCATATTGAGTAAAACACCTAGAAGATTGTTCACTTCGTCTATCGGTCTAGTAAACAGTGTATATGCATATGCATTCTGGATCAAGGATCCgactcctctaaagtgaggagggtgtgaatttacttcaatttcataaaatctagaCTCTCTGTTTAATCTAAGGGTCCTTATTAATGACACATAACTCTTCaaccaatttttggttttttgtctAAATTCTAGTTAACTTGCTGTTAActctaggaaaaaaaaaagttaagatTTCTCCTCTACGTTGTTTCTTCTTTGTACGTGCTTCCTTTCTATTTCTCTTTGATTCCATAGCTGCCCATTAACCAAAGAAATGGTCTTCTTATATTTAACCACGTCAAAAGGTATGTATGTTATGCAggtatacatgtatatatatgtgtgaaggtttagtatatgtatatatggtgGTTGTTTACATGCTCTGTTATTGGAATTGCAAGTCTTTTGCCAATTTGCCTAGCCTCATTCTTTATTCCACAATATTTTGCAATGATTGTTTCTTTGGTACTCTCTCCTCTGAAGTCTTAACCAAGAAATGGGGAAATGCATAATCGATTTTGTCATATTCTATCAAGTTTAATTGTGAATACGACAAAAATGAGTtcttgatgcggctgaaatagcctcataatttaaccctgcaaaatgtagttgtcagtataggataagcagggatcgttcagtccggggattgtaaggtacacctacacaaaaatgtcaattaacaaataaaagaataaaatgggggttttgaaagttggttcctaatctacttaaaataaaaacaaaacaaataaaactatatacaatgatcgacttccctaacctagaccaataccactcagaaattactaagtgtaaaaacagaaaatctatttcaacatgctacaaaaatgtgcccatctttaatgcctagataagagctcaaatgaaaagcctcagcggatcaatccacttatctgattcattctaatgtaggcttggatcggaaaagtccttaccaagcctaatactactaattttcgaaaacactcagcgtaattctcttaactagtagtgttatctaaccctcgaatcaactcacacgtgcaaattaaccattagacatagaatttaacacgtaatttccagaatcatttaatcattaaagcatgatttttatcacccattagaactaattactacttgttttaactcagcgtcttaacaaataacaattactcttggcaaattaagcaaacacacaagaacactcagcgtgattctagcatgcaaacttatgaacctaactctgaaaattacctaaacacgtaaaagggcacaagattgtaacatgcatcataaaagaattctcgaaattaactcaataataaactgaaaatctcaaaaatattaataaaaatattctgaaaatttcgtgtctctaattacacaactcgcaaatcgaaacacacaaaaccgaaataaaaattgtaagtagagtcatagttacactttgaagctttcctcagcggcttagcaacacggtgatgaactcgtctctgctatggtggtggagcttccttgactcagcgccttagagctttgtagattgatggatggatgatgtcacggtcttgtaggtgatggaagtttaaggagtgaattaggcagagtctcggaaaagtttttggccaggaagtgatgcaaatttagttctggacgttgcctatttataggggagcattggttggcttttgttgatcatacccttcatcattggacggatgggattgcatcataattcctttaattttccaactgaaatatctcctttaaggccttaactcctctcataatggggcaattcctttaatttccaagctgaaacatctttctcctttattctgcaactgaaaacgtctttaactttatttcccttcttcattgcttggtcaacctgatttaatagagggcacaaaattaaattcttttagagaaaataaaagaaattagaacaatttaatttcagaaaaatacacccataaattctctcttaaggcccacagattagcatgacggcgaggaatcctgatccaactaggattcttcatgaattttgcgttttctgcctatttcacgccaaacactctacaagactcttaaaatgactcaatgactcaaaacacgaaacttaagggagaaacaaggctaaaatggagcatatactcattaatatcgtcgcacattgtgctcctatcagttCTTCGATTGTTCTACTGGGAAGCCAAGAAGTTTCAAGAGTCTTCATCGTTGCTATTGTTTAACAGAATACAAAACTTTGATTGATAAAGCTATTGTTTAACCATTCACTCCATTGCTGCAATTTATGCAAAATTGAATCGCAGGTCAGTAAGTTTGTTTCCACACAGCGCTCCACTACTTGTGTGTCTAAGCTTGCGTCGTCAACGACATCAAACCACCTCGCGCGGCAGCCGTAGCCTCCATGAAATCAAAAGGTCTAGTACAACTGGCTCACTCATTCTGCTCACGGAAACCCTAGGGTTCATTAAATTCAGAGAAAACGAGAAGGGGGATATAAGGGCCTGGAATTTCAGGAATTCGCTAGAGGAATTAATGAAGGTGAAATGGTAAATAAATAGAGTTGGGGAATAGAGAAAGGGGGATGGGGAGAAATAGAAATGAGAAGACCATTAAAATAAGTGCAAGGAGTCATTCCATGGTTAGTGCGTAGCCATAGAAACAAAGAGAAATTCTATAAATCACGAACAAATAAGGAACTCAACGCAGAGGAGAAAtctctaactttttttttttggtaaagtgAACTAAGAGTTacacacaaaaaaaacaaaaaaaaattggtggaAGAGTGATGTGTCATTTATCAATACCCTTAGATGAGACCGAGAGtctagattttatgaaattgaagtaaattcatatcctcctcactttagaggagccgaaTCCTGGTGAGGAGGGTGTGaatttatttcaatttcataaaatatGGACTTTTTGTTTAGGAAAAATGGTCCATACGGTACCCGATGTttgcctccttataacttttggtacctgaacttccaaaAATATTAATACAGTATATGAGGTTCTGTGCCTGACCGAGAATTGGCACATATGGTCGTTACCTCTATTACGGCGACTGCTAGCTGGCAATTTTGAACTTTAAATGACCAATTGaccctttttaaattttttttttttgcacatttcttaattgttcttcttcatataattaaaataaaaataaaaaattaacggtgaatgaaaagaagaatttgAACAGTGTTTTGACTGAAGAAATTATCGAAGAAGAAGACCAGAGGCTCAACAAGATTGGCTTCCGATCAGAGTGGAGGTTGGAGAGGCTCGGGTCCATCTCGTTCTTGATCTTGATGAGCGCGTCGAGGACCATAGGGCCGCACTCTTAAGGTCGATGTAGTGCTCCTTCAGCTCCGGCTTCGTCGGGTTATCTGGGCAGCCAGAAATATGCTCAGGGCACCCATCTCCAAATCCAACACCTTCGATCTCCTACAGCAGCACCTCTCTGCCCAATTGATTATTTGTAGTGCCTGGGTATTCAATTGTACCATTCATCCGTTCAGGAAATGTGTGACCATATCACTTGTATCATTTCAAACATGAACCCAGAAGTGCTTGTTGGTGAGCCAGAGGAGGTCATGTCTGAGCTTGTGGTAATAGATTTCATGGTTGTGGATTGCAAGCGCAAAGACTATGCCAGGGTTCTAAGGCAGGCTAGGTATCAGAGTGGTGCGTCTTGGTTTGCAAGAATGCCAATTCAAAAAGCGATTCTGGTTTTCAGATGGAAGAATGTTATAAATTGTGGATCAAGAAGGGTGGTTCGGATAGTGTTCTTGCCTGTAGGGAAGGGTTTAGATATGGCTCATGTATCCTGCAGTGGAGGGAATTCAGGGTCAAGCCAAGTAGAGAAGAAGAGATGGATCAAACATTTTGATCAACAATCTGGGGAGGAACATGTTATCAGAAAGTAAAATATTTCTTTCGGGGtactgttctttttttctttagttgATTGACATGATTGAGTGACATCAATTTGGATAACCACAGGACTTGATTTTCGAAATCAATTCAGAATTCACAATTGAGAGACATCATAATGGATAGTTGTAGACATAAGCAAATCAACCAACAAGTATTACGTACCCTGCCAATGAATTAAGTCACCAATGTTATAGAAAACATAGATCTTTCCTTTAAGAGCCATACACTTCCATTACTAGCAGACCCCATTTAAAGCTGCCAACGAAACCCAGAACGGAGCCGTTCACCCGGTTCCTAGCTATATTCAAGATCTCTAAGCTCACAGAGTTCAAGATCGGTATCTCACCATGAATCTTATTAAACCCAAGATTCAGAACCCTCAAATTATGGCAAAGAGCCAGTTATGGAATTTCCTTCGAGATCAACATCCTCTCAGTTCTCCATGCCCCAAATTTCAACAGGAATTTCACCATCAAACCCATTAAAGGGCAAAGACAAGACCTTTAGCTCAGTGAGCTTCCCAATCACAGAAGGGAACTATCTCAATtatacatgaaaaaaaaaaaaaatcaattgagGTCAGGATGAGAATGAAGACTAGAGAGGATGGAAAAAAGAAGATGAGACTTAATATCTAAACTGAATTTAAGAATTCGAATGAGATTTCAGAGGAAAAGCGATCTTGATTAATACTGCTAACTTCAGAACTATCGAACCTaaagcaagtttttttttttttttcatatgaagaacacgagagagagagagagagagagagagagagagagagactgggcAGCGAAGAGAAGAACAAtaggagaaagagaaaaaaaaaaaaaggattaatacCTGAAAGGACAAAAATACCCTTAAAAATTACCAGCTTGCAGACATCGTAACCAATTCTCAGTCGAGcaaagaacctcaggtaccgtattgatattttttgaagttcaggtaccaaaagttttAAGGAGGCAAATATCGGGTACCGTACAGACCATTTTCCCTTTTGTTTAATCTAAAGGTTCTGATAAGTAACACATTATTCTTCcaccattttttatttttgatctaAACCACAATTAACCTTGCTGTTAacgctagaaaaaaaaaaatagggattTGGTATGGAGTTGCTGCGTTTGCCTGCGTTTGCTCTCTTTGTGCTTCCATGATGGCAACTCATTCATGGCTGCAGTCtacagagaaggaaaaaaaaaaaactgatttgcaTTGCATAGCagcaacaaatatatatatatatatatatatatatatgcaaagtGAATTAGAAACATACCCTTGGAACTAACTCTTGCATTTGTGTTAAATGGAAAATTCATCAAGAAGCAATACCACGTACATTGGGAAAACCTTAAATTGACCAAGAATGAATTCATAATTCCATGACTAATACAAGTTGAGTGCACTTCTTCCTATCTTCTCAAGTTCTGATAGAGATTCCCAATGCTTCTAACTCATTCTTGGTTGAAGCAAACAAAATTCGATCATTATTGGTTGAAGTAAACAAAACCCTTACCAGCATGCTACTACACCAAATTGAAGCAAACAAGGATTACTTAAGGTTGACAGGAAGCA
This portion of the Rosa chinensis cultivar Old Blush chromosome 1, RchiOBHm-V2, whole genome shotgun sequence genome encodes:
- the LOC112164619 gene encoding uncharacterized protein LOC112164619, which translates into the protein MNPEVLVGEPEEVMSELVVIDFMVVDCKRKDYARVLRQARYQSGASWFARMPIQKAILVFRWKNVINCGSRRVVRIVFLPVGKGLDMAHVSCSGGNSGSSQVEKKRWIKHFDQQSGEEHVIRK